The genomic region GCCTATCGCTTCTTCGCCAACTAGCCAGGGAAGTTTCTTCCCGTGCCTGAGATTTTGCTGGTGATTGTGTATGTACCCACCAAAGCCAGGTTGTATGACCTGCCATGTCTTGCCCAGATGACTATCTGTGAAAGGCGACTGAATGAAGACTGTTCCTGACGATCTGCTCGACTTATATTTCAATGAACTCGGCGCGGTAAGCCTCCTTGACGCTGACGGTGAACGCCGCCTTGCCCAAGCCATTGAAAAGGGCCGTGAAGCAGAAGCAAAACTTGAAGCCGGTGAATTCAAGACCGATGCTGAACGTCGCGCCTTGTTGCGCGCAGTGCGCGATGGCCAAGATGCTTTTAACCACTTCGTGAGTGCAAACTTGCGTCTGGTGGTCAACATCGCCGCCAAGTTCTCCAACCGGACCAAGCTCGGCCTTGATGAACTGATTCAAGAAGGCAACCTCGGGTTGATTCGTGCGGTTGAGAAGTTTGACTGGACAAAAGGATTCAAGTTCTCAACCTACGCCACATGGTGGATTCGCCAAGCGATTCAACGTGGGATTGCCGCCAATGAGCGCACCATTCGCCTCCCTGTCGCCATGCACGATGCCGTGGTCAAGATTCGTGCTGCGCGGAGCCGTCTTGAGGCCGAAAACGGTATGGAGCCAACCATCGACGAATTGGCTGAAGCCACTCGGTTGACCCCAGCCAAGGTTGAAGATGCGTTAGAGCACATGCGGAGTGTGGCGAGCTTGGATCGTCAAGTTGGTGATGATTCGGACTCTTCAGAACTCGGTGATTTCGTTGCAACTGAAGCCGATACCTTTACCGAAGAAGTTGCCGACAACGAAGTCCGTGATGAATTGCGCGGTGCGGTCAAGCACCTGGATAACCGCAGTGCATATGTGTTGACTCGCCGTTTTGGTCTTGATGGGCGTGAACCCCTCACCTTGGATGCGTTGGGTAAGGAATTGGATATCAGCCGTGAGAGCGTGCGCAAGATTGAAGGACGTGCCTTAGAGAGCCTTCGCCGTGACTTGGTGGGTGTGGGTGCCGCCGATATTCCCATGGATTAGGTAGTACATCTCAGCGTTATGAGCATGAACCCAGGCATATTGCCTGGGTTCATGCTGTTATCAGTGCAACCGGATAGGTGAGAATGGGTATAACTCATGTAACCGGCGAGTAAGGACGTATCTGTGTTTGTACTGATTCTGGGGTGTGCTGTTGTGATGGTGCTCCTTGCCCTGGGCACCTTGAATGCGCGGATTCCAGTGTTAAGTTCCTTCGCCAATACGATCACCGTCACTGGAGCTCATCTCTATCTCGTGGGGCAAACGCTCGTGTTGGCTGTGGCGATGTGGTATCCCCCCACCATGAGTACCGTCAACCGAGTAATCCTTATCGGTGTGATTCTGGCCTGTGTTGGC from Stomatohabitans albus harbors:
- a CDS encoding sigma-70 family RNA polymerase sigma factor, which gives rise to MKTVPDDLLDLYFNELGAVSLLDADGERRLAQAIEKGREAEAKLEAGEFKTDAERRALLRAVRDGQDAFNHFVSANLRLVVNIAAKFSNRTKLGLDELIQEGNLGLIRAVEKFDWTKGFKFSTYATWWIRQAIQRGIAANERTIRLPVAMHDAVVKIRAARSRLEAENGMEPTIDELAEATRLTPAKVEDALEHMRSVASLDRQVGDDSDSSELGDFVATEADTFTEEVADNEVRDELRGAVKHLDNRSAYVLTRRFGLDGREPLTLDALGKELDISRESVRKIEGRALESLRRDLVGVGAADIPMD